From a region of the Corallococcus coralloides DSM 2259 genome:
- a CDS encoding di-heme oxidoredictase family protein has product MSTDSPRLSQPLSQKKGIEGPPWWRTAPLWGLGLTQMVLPYSGYLHDGRARTLEEAVLWHGGEAERAREGFRNLSANDRDALVRFLRSL; this is encoded by the coding sequence TTGTCTACTGATTCCCCCCGACTGTCTCAACCGCTGTCGCAAAAGAAAGGCATTGAAGGCCCCCCATGGTGGCGCACGGCGCCCCTGTGGGGCCTGGGGCTGACGCAGATGGTGCTTCCGTACTCGGGCTACCTGCACGATGGGCGGGCCCGGACGCTGGAAGAGGCCGTGCTGTGGCACGGCGGTGAGGCGGAGCGGGCGCGGGAGGGGTTCCGCAACCTGTCCGCCAACGACCGGGACGCGCTGGTGCGCTTCCTCCGGTCGCTGTAG